The proteins below are encoded in one region of Vespa velutina chromosome 11, iVesVel2.1, whole genome shotgun sequence:
- the LOC124953132 gene encoding zinc finger CCHC domain-containing protein 10-like: MSSNKIEVIKKTNLSPQGMRCQKCLEFGHWSYECKGKRKYLHRSSRTVQLKRALKMQEEIKEQKVEVKKSHGQKRKKMRKESSSCSDTSSSSVDSSSSSSSSESSSSSSSSDSESDSNDSVSSSSSSSSSNSSH, from the exons ATGagttcgaataaaatagaagtaataaagaaaac cAATCTATCTCCTCAAGGAATGCGATGTCAAAAATGTTTGGAATTTGGACACTGGAGTTATGAATgtaaaggaaaacgaaaatatctacACAGATCTTCTCGTACTGTACAGCTTAAAAGAGCTTTAAAAATGCaagaagaaat aaaggaacaaaaagtgGAAGTTAAGAAGTCTCACGgacagaagagaaaaaaaatgagaaaagaatcaAGTAGTTGCAGTGATACAAGCTCTTCTAGTGTTGACAGTAGCAGTTCTAGTAGCAGTAGTgaaagtagtagtagcagttcTTCTTCGGACAGTGAGTCAGACTCGAATGATAGTGTTTctagtagcagtagcagcagtagcagtaacTCTTCACACTAA
- the LOC124953126 gene encoding DNA replication licensing factor Mcm2: protein MNQNSSPPRSDRNMDAMTSPAPDIDEPFEDESELLNEDNDVNNEEEGEELFGDNMEADYRPMPALDRYDPAMLDDDDYSELSQGERIAAEIEMRKRDRAAGIIRDDRDLLYDDTDEDETQTHKRRMAEKAATGEIDDIEMIESIENLEDTKGHSIKEWVTMLGPRTEISNRFKSFLRTHTNSKGQYMYKERIRHMCESNQSSFIVEFPILASKEHVLAYFLPEAPFQMLQIFDEVAKELVLTIFPSYERVTSEIHVRISELPLIEELRTFRKLHLNQLVRTLGVVTATTGVLPQLSVVKYDCSKCGYVLGPFVQSQNSEVKPSSCPECQSFGPFMINMEQTIYRNYQRITIQESPGRVPAGRIPRSKDCILLSDICDRCKPGDEIDLTAIYTNNYDGSLNTEQGFPVFSTVLLANYLFVKDSKEIVESLTEEDIASILALSKDHRVADRIVASIAPSIYGHEYIKRALALTIFGGEAKNPGNKHKVRGDINVLICGDPGTAKSQFLKYIEKIAPRAIFTTGQGASAVGLTAYVRRSPTTREWTLEAGALVLADHGVCLIDEFDKMNDQDRTSIHEAMEQQSISISKAGIVTSLHARCSVIAASNPIGGRYDASMTFSENVDLSEPIISRFDVLCIVKDEVDPMQDRHLAKFVVNSHIKHHPTNSEKTVPTESVETAQNLPIPQDLLRKYIVYAKQNVHPKLTNIDQDKIAKLYSRLRQESLATGSLPITVRHIESIIRMAEASAKMYLRDHVQEGDINLAIRMILDSFVDTQKYSVMKSMRQTFQKYLSYKKDHSELLYYILRQITLDTLAFQKALHGNRITTLEISEKDLLDRAKQIDIHNLHPFYESDIFKTNNFVYDSRRKVIIQTLPETIDD, encoded by the exons ATg aatcaAAATAGCTCTCCTCCCAGATCTGATAGAAATATGGATGCAATGACATCCCCTGCACCTGATATAGATGAACCTTTTGAAGATGAAAGTGAATTACTTAATGaagataatgacgttaataatgaagaagaaggagaagaattaTTTGGAGATAACATGGAGGC TGATTACCGTCCCATGCCAGCACTTGATAGATATGATCCTGCCATGCTCGATGATGATGACTATTCTGAATTATCTCAAGGAGAACGTATAGCAGCTGAAATAGAAATGCGAAAGAGAGATCGCGCAGCTGGAATTATAAGAGATGATAGAGATTTACTTTATG atGATACTGATGAAGATGAAACACAAACTCACAAGCGACGCATGGCTGAAAAGGCTGCTACTGGTGAAATTGATGACATAGAG ATGATAGAATCCATAGAAAACTTAGAAGATACAAAAGGCCATTCTATCAAGGAGTGGGTCACAATGTTAGGACCAAGAACAGAGATCTCCAATCGTTTTAAGAGTTTTTTACGTACTCACACAAATTCGAAAGGACAATATATGTACAAAGAACGTATTCGTCACATGTGTGAAAGCAATCAG tcCAGCTTTATTGTGGAATTCCCCATTCTTGCAAGTAAAGAACATGTTTTGGCTTATTTTTTGCCAGAAGCTCCATTTCAAATGTTACAAATATTTGATGAAGTAGCCAAAGAATTGGTATTAACTATTTTCCCTAGTTATGAAAGAGTTACAAGCGAAATTCATGTTAGAATATCAGAACTTCCATTAATAGAAGAATTACGTACATTTAG GAAGCTACACCTTAATCAATTAGTTCGAACTCTTGGTGTTGTAACAGCTACAACAGGAGTGCTTCCGCAATTATCTGTCGTTAAATATGATTGTTCTAAGTGTGGATATGTTCTTGGTCCTTTTGTACAATCTCAAAACTCAGAAGTTAAACCAAGTTCATGTCCAGAATGTCAAAGCTTTGGTCCTTTCATG attaataTGGAACAAACAATATACAGAAATTATCAAAGAATAACAATTCAAGAATCTCCAGGTAGAGTACCTGCAGGCAGAATACCAAGAAGTAaagattgtattttattatctgaTATTTGTGATCGATGTAAACCAGGAGATGAGATAGATCTTACTGcaatatatactaataattatGATGGTTCTTTAAATACAGAACag GGATTTCCAGTGTTTTCTACAGTATTATTGGCTAATTACTTATTTGTGAAGGATTCTAAAGAAATTGTAGAATCTCTAACTGAAGAAGATATTGCTAGTATTCTTGCTTTGAGCAAAGATCATCGTGTTGCTGATCGAATTGTTGCAAGTATTGCTCCTTCCATATATGGacatgaatatattaaacgaGCACTCGCATTAACCATTTTTGGAGGAGAAGCAAAAAATCCTG gtaATAAACACAAAGTAAGAGGAGATATAAATGTCCTAATCTGTGGTGATCCAGGAACAGCTAAAtcacaatttttaaaatacattgaaaaaataGCACCGAGAGCAATTTTCACAACAGGTCAAGGGGCTTCTGCTGTAGGTTTAACCGCATATGTACGTAGATCACCTACTACACGAGAGTGGACATTAGAAGCTGGTGCTTTAGTTTTAGCAGACCATGGTGTTTGTCTAATTGATGAATTTGATAAG atGAATGATCAAGATAGAACATCTATACATGAAGCTATGGAACAACAAAGTATCTCTATTTCAAAAGCAGGGATCGTTACATCATTGCATGCTAGATGTTCAGTAATAGCTGCATCCAATCCAATTGGAGGCAGATATGATGCTAGTATGACCTTTtcagaaaat GTAGATTTATCAGAACCAATTATTTCCCGATTTGATGTACTGTGTATAGTTAAGGATGAAGTGGATCCTATGCAAGATAGACATTTGGCTAAATTTGTAGTAAATTCACATATTAAACATCACCCAACTAATTCAGAAAAAACAGTACCAACAGAATCAGTGGAGACAGCACAAAATCTTCCTATTCCTCAAGATCTTCTTAGAAAGTATATTGTTTATGCAAAACAAAACGTTCATCCTAAATTAACTAATATTGATCAAGATAAAATAGCTAAATTATATAGTCGTTTAAGACAAGAAAGTTTG GCTACAGGAAGTTTACCTATAACAGTACGACACATTGAAAGCATAATTCGTATGGCCGAAGCTAGTGCAAAAATGTATTTACGAGATCATGTACAAGAAGGTGATATTAATCTTGCCATTAGAATGATTTTAGATAGCTTTGTTGATACACAAAAATACTCTGTTATGAAAAGCATGCGGCAG ACATTTCAGAAATACTTATCATACAAGAAAGATCATAGTGAACTTTTGTATTACATACTTCGACAAATTACATTGGATACATTAGCATTCCAAAAAGCCTTGCATGGGAATCGAATTACAACTCTTGAAATATCGGAAAAAGATTTATTGGACAGG gCTAAACAGATTGACATACATAATTTACATCCATTTTATGAaagtgatatttttaaaactaaTAATTTCGTATATGATTCTCGAAGAAAGGTAATTATTCAAACTCTTCCTGAAACTATCGATGACTGA